CCCGTAAATCGAAAGCACTCGTTCCAGTGGTTCTTCCGCTTGGACATGGAACACTTCTTTTCCATTTTGTACGTACCGAAAAGAAATGTTTGGTTCTCCAAGTGCCATTGTCTGCACCCGAGTTCTGTTTTTTTTCTCTTCCCCTGATTCAGTTTTTAAGAACTTCCGCCTAACAGGAGTATTATAAAATAAATCCTTAATTTCAATTTTTGTCCCTTGGAAAAAAGGAATTTCTTCTTCGGATACAATTTGTCCTTCTTCGATGACCACTCGGTTTGATGTTCGGTTTCCTTCGGTTCCCGATTCAATCACAAGCCTTGCAACAGAAGCTATGGAGGCAAGTGCCTCTCCTCGAAACCCAAAAGAAAAGAGGTGTTCTAGGTCATGGAAAGTTTGGATTTTACTTGTGGCATAACGTTTGATGGCAAGGGGCAGATCTTCTTTTGCAATCCCATGCCCATTGTCGGAAACAAGGATACGGCCAAGGCCTGCGGCTTCTGTGGCGATTTCAATTTTTGTCGCCCCTGCATCAATGGAATTTTCGATGAGTTCTTTTAGGATGGAATGAGTGGATTCAATGACCTCACCCGCCGCAATTTGGTTGATGAGTTCAGGTGAGAGGGAATGGATGATGCCCATATAGGCAAGCTTGGGAGGGGAAACCTCCCTTTCTATTACATTTTAATGGGACTTACAAGTTGCACAGGTTCCAGATACCACAATGTCTATGTGGTCTGCCTCAAAACCCATCCCCATCCAATCGGTTTTTTCACTCAGTTGCAAAGCAGGTACATCAAGCACTGTTCCGCAAGAATGGCAAATCAAATGGGAATGGTCCTCTAGGAAGGCATCATAACGGACTGATTCAGACTCGATGTTGAGTTTATTTACCAGATTGTGTTCTACCAAATATTCGAGAGAGTTATAAACCGTAGCAAAACTGATTTTATCCGCCTTGTCCCTTACCGACTCAAATACCATCTTTGCAGTGGGATGGTCATGTCTATCTCGCAAGTCTTGTAAAATCAATTCTCTGTGTTTCGTTAATGCTTTCATGGGATTGCCCTTTCCCTAATGAGACTCTAAAAAATATCACTGGGTCAATTGGAATTTCGATTTTAGAATCCTTCCAGAAATTGATATTTGTCAATACGGAGTCTTTATGCCAGCATCCATTGACCAATTCAAAACCTCTCTTTCCCTTTGGGCGTCGGGTGTATCCGTCATCACCTATGCTTCAGAGAACCAAAAAGGTGGAGTGACCGTTTCTAGTTTTTCTTCTGTGTCCTTAGAACCACCGTTAGTTTTATTCTGTTTAGCGAAACAATCCAAGGCAAAAGAGGCCATAGAATCTGCTGGAAACTTTGCTGTGAATATTCTTTCTTCCGAACAAAAACAAATTTCCGCTGATTTTGCTTCTGGTTCCCTGGACAAAGCGGTTGTTTTGGAAGGCCTAAACCCGAGGAAACTTTCCACCGGAGCCCCCATTCTGGATGGATGTTTGGCTTCTTTGGACTGCCTTGTGCACCAAACCATCGATGCCGGTGACCACTGGATCTTCGTCGGACATGTGGAAGCTGTGGCCACAAAAGAAGGTTCACCCCTTCTTTATTTCAATCGCAAGTATAGGGAACTCATTTAAGGAAATAACATGGAAAAAGAGAAAGTCAGTCTGGAAGAAGCGAAAGAACACGGACTCACCGAAACTGAATTTGTTGAAATTCAAAAAATATTAGGAAGGATTCCCAATTCTACAGAACTCGGAATTTTTTCTGCCATGTGGTCGGAACACTGCTCTTATAAAAATTCTATTTTAAAACTAAAAACCCTTCCTACAAAATCAGACAAACTCCTCGCTGCGGCGGGAGAAGAAAATGCAGGAGCCATGGACATTGGAGATGGCCTTGCTGTTGTTTTTAAAATCGAAAGCCACAACCACCCAACTGCAGTAGAACCCTACCAAGGTGCGGCAACGGGTGTAGGTGGGATCATGCGTGATATTTTCACCATGGGTGCTCGTCCCATTACTTCCCTCAACTCACTCCGGTTTGGTGATCCAAAAGAACCTCGTAATAAATACTTACTCACTCGTGCCGTAAAAGGGATTGGTGATTACGGTAACTCACTCGGAATCGCTGTCGGTGGTGGGGAACTTTTCCTCCACCCAACCTTCACCAAAAATCCACTTGTCAATGCCATGACTGTGGGTATCGCCAAACACGATGAAATGGCTTCTGCTTCCACAAAAGGACAAGTTGGAAACAAAGTGTACATCGTGGGTGCAACCACTGGCCGAGACGGAATCCATGGAGCAAGTTTTGCTTCCAAAGACCTCACCAAAGAATCAGAAGAAAAACGTTCTGCCGTTCAGGTGGGAGATCCCTTTATGGAAAAACTTCTTATGGAAGCATCTCTAGAAGCCATCCAAAAGAAACTCCTTGTGGGTATCCAAGATATGGGAGCGGCAGGGATTTCTTGTGCTACTTCGGAAATGAGTGCCAAAGGGAAAACAGGAATGGATGTGGATCTTGACAAAGTCCCTCTTCGCGAACAGGATATGAATGCGTATGAAATCATGTTATCCGAATCACAAGAACGAATGCTTGTGATCCCAGAAGTGGGTAAAGAAACCGAACTTGTTTCCATCTTCCACAAATGGGGGTTAAACGCCGTCGAAATTGGAACTGTTACAGGTGACGGAATCTTACGCATCCGAAAAAATGGATCCCTCAAAGCGGAAATCCCAGCAGAATCCCTTGTCCTCGGTGGTGGGGCCCCAAGGTATGTGCGGGAAGAAAAAAGACCATCTTACTTAGATGAGGTGGTGAAATTTGATCCAAACAAAATCCCTGACCTAAAAGCCGACACAGTTCCGCAAACCCTAAACAGCCTACTCTCTTCCTTAAATATTAGTTCAAGAAGACCTCTGTATGAACAATACGATACCGAAGTGGGACTTGTGAAAGTGGTGGAACCAGGGGAAGATGGTGGCCTTGTCCGAATCCCTGGAACCAAAAAAGGAATCGCAGTTGCAACTGACTGTAACTCTCGTTATACTTATTTAAATCCGTATGAAGGGGCCCAAATTGCTGTTTGTGAATCTGCAAGAAACGTTGCGGCCACCGGTGCCGAACCTTATGGTGTGACAAACAACCTCAATTTTGGAAACCCTTACATCCCAGAAAACTACTATGTGTTCAGTGAATGTGTGAGAGGTCTTGGAGACGCGTGTCGTTTTCTTGGCCTCCCAGTGACTGGAGGGAACGTATCCTTTTATAACGAATCCCCAGAAGGCCCCGTGTTCCCAACACCTACCATCGGTATGGTGGGAGTGATCGACGACGTTTCCAAAGGTTTACGCACCTACCCAAAAACTAACGAAGTTGTGAAGTATGCTCTCGTTGGTGATTTTTTACCTACGATATCTGCCTCAGAGTATTTGTACAGATCACAAGGGCTTGATACAGGAGCCATCCCAAAAATTTCTTTAGAAAAAGAAAAACGAACCATTGATGCCCTCATCCAATGCCGAAAAAATGGACTTCTTTC
The sequence above is a segment of the Leptospira sp. WS39.C2 genome. Coding sequences within it:
- a CDS encoding Fur family transcriptional regulator — encoded protein: MKALTKHRELILQDLRDRHDHPTAKMVFESVRDKADKISFATVYNSLEYLVEHNLVNKLNIESESVRYDAFLEDHSHLICHSCGTVLDVPALQLSEKTDWMGMGFEADHIDIVVSGTCATCKSH
- a CDS encoding flavin reductase family protein, translated to MPASIDQFKTSLSLWASGVSVITYASENQKGGVTVSSFSSVSLEPPLVLFCLAKQSKAKEAIESAGNFAVNILSSEQKQISADFASGSLDKAVVLEGLNPRKLSTGAPILDGCLASLDCLVHQTIDAGDHWIFVGHVEAVATKEGSPLLYFNRKYRELI
- the purL gene encoding phosphoribosylformylglycinamidine synthase subunit PurL, which encodes MEKEKVSLEEAKEHGLTETEFVEIQKILGRIPNSTELGIFSAMWSEHCSYKNSILKLKTLPTKSDKLLAAAGEENAGAMDIGDGLAVVFKIESHNHPTAVEPYQGAATGVGGIMRDIFTMGARPITSLNSLRFGDPKEPRNKYLLTRAVKGIGDYGNSLGIAVGGGELFLHPTFTKNPLVNAMTVGIAKHDEMASASTKGQVGNKVYIVGATTGRDGIHGASFASKDLTKESEEKRSAVQVGDPFMEKLLMEASLEAIQKKLLVGIQDMGAAGISCATSEMSAKGKTGMDVDLDKVPLREQDMNAYEIMLSESQERMLVIPEVGKETELVSIFHKWGLNAVEIGTVTGDGILRIRKNGSLKAEIPAESLVLGGGAPRYVREEKRPSYLDEVVKFDPNKIPDLKADTVPQTLNSLLSSLNISSRRPLYEQYDTEVGLVKVVEPGEDGGLVRIPGTKKGIAVATDCNSRYTYLNPYEGAQIAVCESARNVAATGAEPYGVTNNLNFGNPYIPENYYVFSECVRGLGDACRFLGLPVTGGNVSFYNESPEGPVFPTPTIGMVGVIDDVSKGLRTYPKTNEVVKYALVGDFLPTISASEYLYRSQGLDTGAIPKISLEKEKRTIDALIQCRKNGLLSSAKDLSLGGLLVALAKIVIVGKKGIEVNLSKLQSQITRLDTLCFGETGASFIVSYLPNDETKVKETFEKNGLFFDSLGTSSSKNSLSVKGEGFHWEWTTKSLEVEFESGLKPYFE